In a genomic window of Enterobacter asburiae:
- a CDS encoding DUF3413 domain-containing protein, with the protein MVTNRQRYREKVSQMVSWGHWFALFNILLATVIGCRYLFVADWPTTLTGRVYSWISVVGHFSFLVFATYLLILFPLTFIVMSQRLMRFLSAILATVGMTLLLIDSEVFTRFHLHLNPIVWELVINPDQNETARDWQLMFISVPVILLIEMLFATWSWQKLRSLTRRRHYAKPVAALFFVSFISSHIMYIWADANFYRPITMQRANLPLSYPMTARRFLEKHGLLDAQEYQRRLVEQGNPEAVSVQYPLSDLRYRDMGRGQNVLLITVDGLNYSRYEKQMPALADFASQNVSFTQHMSSGNSTDAGIFGLFYGISAGYMDGVLSARIPAALITGLNQQGYQLGLFSSDGFNSSLYRQALLSDFSLPAAQSQSDAQTANQWINWLQRYAQEDNRWFSWVAFNGTTLNDSNQAGFARRYGRAAGDVDAQIGRVLDALRESGKLDNTVVIVTAGHGVPLGDETKSMSWSRPNLHVPLVIHWPGTPAQRINMLTEHKDVMTTLMQRLLHVSTPANEYSQGQDLFSAVRRHNWVTAADGNTLVVTTPKLTLVLNSNGNYQTYNLQGERLKDQKPQLSLLLQVLTDEKRFIAN; encoded by the coding sequence ATGGTGACGAATCGTCAGCGCTACCGTGAAAAAGTCTCCCAGATGGTCAGCTGGGGACACTGGTTTGCCCTGTTCAACATTCTGCTAGCGACGGTAATTGGCTGTCGTTATCTGTTTGTCGCAGACTGGCCTACAACGCTAACCGGGCGTGTCTACTCCTGGATAAGCGTTGTCGGCCACTTTAGCTTTTTGGTATTCGCCACCTATCTGCTGATCCTGTTTCCTCTGACGTTTATCGTCATGTCGCAGCGCCTGATGCGGTTCTTGTCCGCCATCCTTGCGACGGTGGGGATGACGCTGCTGCTTATCGACAGTGAAGTGTTCACCCGCTTCCACCTGCATCTCAACCCTATTGTCTGGGAACTGGTGATAAACCCGGACCAGAACGAAACGGCCCGCGACTGGCAGCTGATGTTCATCAGCGTCCCGGTGATCCTGTTGATTGAGATGCTGTTTGCCACCTGGAGCTGGCAAAAGCTCCGCAGCCTGACCCGACGCCGCCATTACGCGAAGCCTGTGGCCGCGCTCTTTTTCGTCTCATTTATCAGTTCGCACATCATGTATATCTGGGCGGATGCGAACTTCTATCGCCCTATTACCATGCAGCGCGCTAACCTGCCGCTCTCTTATCCAATGACGGCCCGTCGTTTCCTTGAGAAGCACGGCCTGCTCGATGCCCAGGAGTATCAGCGCCGTCTGGTCGAACAGGGTAATCCGGAAGCGGTTAGCGTGCAGTATCCGCTGAGCGATCTGCGCTATCGCGATATGGGTCGCGGGCAAAACGTCCTGCTGATCACCGTTGATGGCCTGAACTATTCCCGTTACGAGAAGCAGATGCCTGCGCTGGCCGATTTCGCGAGTCAAAACGTGTCGTTTACCCAGCATATGAGTTCCGGTAACTCAACCGATGCGGGTATCTTTGGCCTGTTCTATGGCATTTCTGCCGGATATATGGACGGCGTGCTGTCTGCGCGCATTCCTGCGGCGCTGATCACCGGGCTTAATCAGCAGGGCTATCAGTTAGGGCTGTTCTCATCGGACGGCTTCAACAGTTCACTGTACCGCCAGGCGCTGCTCTCTGATTTCTCCCTGCCTGCCGCGCAGAGCCAGTCTGATGCCCAGACCGCAAACCAGTGGATAAACTGGCTGCAGCGCTACGCGCAGGAAGATAACCGCTGGTTCTCGTGGGTGGCCTTTAACGGCACAACGCTTAACGACAGCAACCAGGCAGGCTTTGCGCGCCGCTACGGCCGTGCGGCCGGCGATGTTGACGCACAGATTGGCCGCGTGCTTGACGCGCTACGTGAATCAGGAAAGCTTGATAACACCGTCGTGATTGTGACCGCGGGGCATGGGGTACCGTTAGGCGACGAGACGAAGAGCATGAGCTGGTCACGTCCGAACCTGCACGTTCCGCTGGTGATCCACTGGCCGGGAACGCCGGCGCAGCGCATCAATATGCTCACAGAACATAAAGACGTCATGACGACCCTGATGCAGCGCCTGCTGCACGTCAGCACGCCAGCAAACGAGTATTCTCAGGGGCAGGATCTCTTCAGCGCGGTACGACGTCATAACTGGGTGACGGCAGCAGACGGTAACACGCTGGTGGTGACCACGCCGAAGCTGACGCTGGTGCTGAACAGCAACGGGAACTATCAGACCTATAATCTGCAGGGTGAACGGCTGAAGGACCAGAAGCCGCAGCTGAGTCTGCTGCTGCAGGTTCTGACGGATGAGAAGCGTTTTATCGCTAACTGA
- a CDS encoding DUF2534 family protein has protein sequence MVRAKLKTPEGRKFLLALLVVFMIAAACVGRATIVGVIEQYNIPLSAWTTSMYVLQSAMIFVYSLVFTVLLAIPLGIFFLGGRDKH, from the coding sequence ATGGTTCGTGCAAAACTGAAAACACCTGAAGGCCGCAAGTTCCTCCTGGCGCTGCTGGTCGTGTTTATGATTGCTGCCGCGTGCGTCGGGCGGGCCACCATTGTTGGCGTCATCGAACAGTACAACATTCCTCTCTCCGCCTGGACTACCAGCATGTATGTGCTGCAGTCGGCGATGATCTTCGTTTACAGCCTTGTCTTCACCGTTCTGCTGGCCATCCCGCTGGGCATTTTCTTCCTGGGCGGACGTGATAAGCACTAA
- a CDS encoding SulP family inorganic anion transporter gives MLHFVIARTEACPNQRTVMSLPHSAVSPEDRVANVLRFPKQLTRETLAGVITALALIPEVISFSVVAGVDPKVSLIASVVLCLVLSVLGGRPAMVTAAAGSVALVIGPMVHQHGVQYILPAVLMAGVIQILFGVLGMARLMRFIPQSVMTGFVNALGILIFFAQVPHFWSRSPLIVGLFVLTLLIVLWVPRYIKSIPSPLIAIVLLTLFTVSTGQVLPTVGDEGSMSGGLPGFTELLVPLNVQTLSIIWPCALSIAFVGLLESLLTAKLVDELTVTPSSKRRESIGLGVGNILAGFYGGIAGCAMIGQTIVNVEMGKGRSRISTLAAGIVLLILVTALSEVMAKIPMAVLAGIMAIVAVKTFSWHSLQPATIKNAPIAETVVMLVTVAATVSTGNLAIGVLGGIIVMALIPAGIKRRVKAEKPLPAQEK, from the coding sequence ATGCTGCACTTTGTGATCGCGCGCACGGAAGCCTGCCCTAACCAGCGAACTGTTATGTCCTTACCCCATTCTGCTGTATCCCCCGAAGACCGCGTAGCCAACGTACTGCGTTTTCCTAAGCAGCTGACGCGTGAAACGCTGGCGGGCGTTATTACCGCCCTGGCCCTGATCCCGGAAGTGATCTCTTTTTCCGTAGTCGCAGGCGTTGACCCAAAAGTCAGCCTGATCGCCTCCGTAGTGCTGTGCCTTGTTCTCTCCGTGTTGGGAGGTCGTCCGGCGATGGTCACGGCAGCCGCCGGTTCCGTAGCGCTGGTCATTGGCCCAATGGTGCATCAGCACGGCGTACAGTACATTCTTCCCGCCGTGCTGATGGCTGGCGTGATACAAATTCTGTTCGGCGTGCTGGGCATGGCAAGACTCATGCGCTTTATTCCCCAGTCGGTCATGACGGGGTTTGTTAACGCCCTGGGGATTCTGATCTTCTTCGCTCAGGTGCCGCATTTCTGGAGCCGAAGCCCGCTGATTGTGGGCCTGTTCGTGCTGACGCTGCTGATCGTGCTGTGGGTGCCGCGCTATATCAAAAGCATCCCTTCCCCGCTGATTGCGATCGTGCTGTTAACCTTGTTCACCGTTTCAACCGGCCAGGTCCTGCCGACCGTGGGCGATGAAGGCTCCATGAGCGGCGGTTTGCCGGGGTTTACCGAGCTGCTGGTACCGCTTAACGTACAGACGCTGAGCATCATCTGGCCGTGCGCCTTGAGTATTGCCTTCGTCGGTCTGCTGGAATCCCTGCTAACGGCAAAGCTGGTGGATGAACTGACCGTAACGCCATCGAGCAAACGCCGCGAGAGCATCGGGCTGGGCGTCGGCAATATTCTGGCCGGTTTTTACGGCGGCATTGCGGGCTGCGCGATGATCGGACAAACCATCGTTAACGTGGAGATGGGGAAAGGGCGAAGCCGTATTTCAACCCTTGCGGCGGGCATCGTGCTGCTGATCCTGGTGACGGCACTCAGTGAAGTCATGGCGAAAATCCCGATGGCGGTGCTGGCGGGGATTATGGCGATCGTCGCCGTCAAAACCTTCAGCTGGCACAGCCTTCAGCCCGCCACGATAAAAAATGCCCCGATTGCCGAAACGGTGGTGATGCTGGTGACCGTTGCCGCAACGGTTTCAACTGGCAACCTGGCGATTGGCGTACTGGGCGGGATTATCGTCATGGCACTGATCCCCGCCGGGATTAAGCGTCGGGTTAAAGCAGAAAAACCGTTGCCAGCCCAAGAAAAATAA
- a CDS encoding multidrug ABC transporter permease/ATP-binding protein has protein sequence MQLLLLVWRQYRWPFIAVMALSLASAALGIGLIAFINVRLIEMVDTSLSVLPEFLGLLLLLMAVTLGSQLALTALGHHFVFRLRSEFIKRILDTQVERVEQLGSASLLAGLTSDVRAITIAFVRLPELVQGIILTFGSAAYLAWLSTKMLAVTALWIAITIWGGFMLVSRVYKHMAVLRETEDKLYNDYQTVLEGRKELTLNRERAEHIFNHLYIPDAREYRHHIIRADTFHLSAVNWSNIMMLGAIGLVFWMANSLGWADTNVAATYSLTLLFLRTPLLSAVGALPTLLSAQVAFNKLKKFDLAPFKAEFPRPQAFPNWQTLELRDVMFRYQDNAFSVGPVNLTIHRGELLFLIGGNGSGKSTLAMLLTGLYQPQSGEILLDGKALSAEKPEDYRKLFSAVFTDVWLFDRLLGPEGQQANPELVEKWLTQLQMAHKLELQDGKILNLKLSKGQKKRVALLLALAEERDIILLDEWAADQDPHFRREFYQVLLPLMQEMGKTIFAISHDDHYFIHADRLLEMRDGKLSELTGEERDAASRDAVARTA, from the coding sequence ATGCAACTACTTCTTCTTGTCTGGCGTCAGTACCGCTGGCCCTTCATTGCCGTAATGGCGTTAAGCCTTGCCAGCGCCGCGCTGGGTATTGGCCTGATCGCGTTTATAAACGTGCGGCTGATCGAAATGGTTGATACCTCACTCTCGGTACTGCCAGAGTTTCTCGGCCTGCTGCTGCTGTTGATGGCGGTTACGCTTGGTTCTCAGTTGGCGCTGACCGCGCTTGGGCACCATTTCGTTTTCCGCCTGCGCAGCGAGTTCATCAAGCGGATCCTCGACACGCAGGTTGAGCGCGTGGAGCAGCTCGGCAGCGCTTCCCTGCTGGCTGGGCTGACCAGCGACGTGCGCGCCATTACCATCGCGTTTGTCCGCCTGCCGGAGCTGGTGCAGGGGATCATCCTGACCTTTGGCTCTGCCGCCTATCTCGCCTGGCTCTCTACTAAAATGCTGGCGGTGACCGCCCTGTGGATTGCCATCACCATCTGGGGCGGCTTTATGCTGGTGTCGCGCGTCTATAAGCACATGGCGGTCCTGCGCGAAACGGAAGATAAGCTCTATAACGATTATCAGACGGTGCTGGAAGGGCGCAAAGAGCTGACTCTCAACCGCGAGCGCGCCGAGCATATTTTCAATCATCTTTATATTCCGGACGCGCGCGAATACCGGCACCACATCATTCGCGCCGATACCTTCCACCTGAGCGCCGTGAACTGGTCCAACATTATGATGCTGGGTGCCATTGGCCTGGTGTTCTGGATGGCGAACAGCCTGGGCTGGGCGGATACCAACGTGGCGGCGACCTACTCGCTGACACTGCTGTTTTTACGTACGCCGCTGCTCTCGGCCGTTGGCGCACTGCCTACGTTACTCAGCGCGCAGGTGGCGTTTAATAAGCTCAAAAAATTCGATCTCGCGCCGTTCAAAGCCGAATTCCCGCGCCCGCAGGCCTTCCCGAACTGGCAGACCCTGGAGCTGCGCGACGTGATGTTCCGCTATCAGGACAACGCCTTCTCCGTGGGGCCAGTTAACCTGACGATTCACCGCGGTGAACTGCTGTTTCTCATCGGCGGCAACGGCAGCGGAAAATCCACGCTGGCGATGTTGCTCACCGGACTTTACCAGCCGCAGTCGGGCGAAATCCTGCTGGACGGTAAGGCGCTGAGCGCGGAGAAGCCCGAGGATTACCGCAAGCTTTTCTCGGCGGTGTTCACCGATGTCTGGCTGTTTGACCGGCTGCTGGGGCCGGAAGGGCAGCAGGCCAATCCTGAGCTGGTTGAAAAATGGCTGACGCAGCTGCAGATGGCGCACAAGCTGGAGCTTCAGGACGGAAAAATCCTCAACCTCAAGCTCTCCAAGGGGCAGAAGAAGCGCGTGGCGCTGCTGCTGGCGCTGGCGGAAGAGCGTGACATCATCCTGCTGGATGAGTGGGCGGCGGATCAGGATCCGCATTTCCGCCGCGAGTTTTATCAGGTGCTGCTGCCGCTGATGCAGGAGATGGGCAAGACCATTTTCGCCATCAGCCACGACGATCACTACTTCATTCACGCCGACCGTCTGCTGGAGATGCGCGACGGCAAGCTGAGCGAGCTGACCGGTGAAGAGCGCGATGCGGCCTCGCGTGACGCGGTGGCGCGTACGGCCTGA
- the mqo gene encoding malate dehydrogenase (quinone), whose amino-acid sequence MKKMTAMLFSLAVGLSAVSMAAKADAPKEQETDVLLIGGGIMSATLGTYLQELQPDWSMTMVERLDGVAQESSNGWNNAGTGHSALMELNYTPQKKDGSISIEKAVEINEAFQISRQFWSHQVNSGVMHDPHSFINTVPHMSFVWGEQNVNFLRARYAALQQSTLFRGMKYSEDHAQIKEWAPLVMEGRDPNQKVAATRTEIGTDVNYGEITRQLVASLKKKENFNLQLSTEVRGFKRNADNSWSVTVADLKNNEAEHVIKAKFVFIGAGGAALKLLQESGIPEADDYAGFPVGGQFLVSENPEVVNRHLAKVYGQASVGAPPMSVPHIDTRMLDGKRVVLFGPFATFSTKFLKNGSLWDLLSATTTSNVKPMMDVGLDNFDLVKYLISQVMLSDDERFEALKEYYPQAKKEDWRLWQAGQRVQIIKRDPKEGGVLRLGTEVVSDKDGTIAALLGASPGASTAAPIMLHLMEKVFKDKVASPEWQAKLKTIIPSYGTKLNGNVDATEQELEYTSRVLQLQYVKPQAADAAPKAELKPQPENKPVADIAL is encoded by the coding sequence ATGAAAAAAATGACTGCCATGCTCTTTTCTCTGGCCGTTGGGCTCAGCGCCGTCTCGATGGCAGCGAAAGCAGACGCACCAAAAGAGCAGGAAACGGACGTCCTTTTAATTGGTGGCGGTATCATGAGCGCCACGCTGGGAACCTATCTGCAGGAACTGCAGCCGGACTGGTCCATGACCATGGTCGAGCGCCTCGATGGCGTGGCGCAGGAGAGTTCGAACGGCTGGAATAACGCCGGTACCGGGCATTCGGCACTCATGGAACTGAACTATACGCCGCAGAAAAAGGACGGTTCCATTAGTATCGAGAAGGCGGTAGAGATCAATGAAGCATTCCAGATCTCGCGTCAGTTCTGGTCTCACCAGGTCAACAGCGGCGTGATGCACGACCCGCACTCCTTCATCAACACCGTACCGCACATGAGCTTTGTGTGGGGCGAGCAGAACGTGAATTTCCTGCGCGCACGTTACGCTGCGCTGCAGCAGAGCACCCTGTTCCGCGGGATGAAATACTCCGAAGACCACGCGCAGATCAAAGAGTGGGCCCCGCTGGTGATGGAAGGTCGCGATCCAAACCAAAAAGTGGCGGCGACCCGTACCGAAATCGGGACCGACGTGAACTACGGTGAAATTACCCGTCAGCTGGTGGCGTCCCTGAAGAAAAAAGAGAACTTCAACCTGCAGCTCAGCACCGAAGTGCGCGGCTTTAAGCGCAATGCGGACAACAGCTGGAGCGTGACGGTTGCCGATCTGAAAAACAATGAAGCCGAGCACGTCATTAAGGCCAAATTTGTCTTCATCGGTGCGGGCGGCGCAGCGCTGAAGCTGCTGCAGGAATCCGGTATTCCTGAAGCTGACGACTACGCGGGCTTCCCGGTCGGCGGCCAGTTCCTGGTATCCGAGAACCCGGAAGTGGTGAATCGTCATCTGGCAAAAGTGTACGGTCAGGCTTCCGTAGGTGCGCCACCGATGTCCGTACCGCACATTGACACCCGTATGCTGGACGGTAAACGCGTGGTGCTGTTCGGACCGTTCGCGACCTTCTCCACCAAGTTCCTGAAAAACGGCTCCCTGTGGGATCTGCTGAGCGCAACCACCACCTCTAACGTCAAGCCGATGATGGACGTGGGTCTGGATAACTTCGACCTGGTAAAATACCTGATCAGCCAGGTGATGCTCTCTGACGACGAACGCTTCGAGGCGCTGAAAGAGTACTATCCGCAGGCGAAGAAAGAAGACTGGCGTCTGTGGCAGGCGGGTCAGCGTGTCCAGATCATCAAGCGCGATCCGAAAGAGGGCGGCGTACTGCGTCTGGGTACCGAAGTGGTGAGCGATAAGGATGGCACGATTGCCGCGCTGCTGGGCGCGTCACCGGGTGCGTCTACCGCTGCGCCAATCATGCTGCACCTGATGGAAAAAGTGTTTAAAGACAAAGTTGCCAGCCCGGAATGGCAGGCGAAGCTGAAAACCATTATTCCATCGTACGGCACGAAGCTGAACGGTAACGTGGATGCGACGGAGCAGGAACTGGAATACACCAGCCGCGTATTGCAGTTGCAATATGTTAAGCCGCAGGCTGCGGATGCTGCGCCAAAGGCGGAGCTGAAGCCTCAGCCCGAAAACAAGCCGGTTGCCGATATCGCGCTGTAA
- a CDS encoding YejL family protein — protein sequence MPQHSRYSDEHVEQLLSELVNVLEKHKTPTDLSLMVLGNMVTNLINTSVAPAQRQAIANSFAQALQSSVSNDQAH from the coding sequence ATGCCACAACATTCCCGCTACAGTGATGAACACGTTGAACAACTGCTCAGTGAGCTGGTCAACGTACTGGAAAAACATAAAACGCCGACCGATCTCTCCCTGATGGTTTTGGGAAATATGGTCACCAACCTTATCAACACCAGCGTTGCTCCGGCTCAGCGTCAGGCGATCGCCAACTCTTTCGCCCAGGCATTACAGTCATCCGTCAGCAACGACCAGGCCCATTAA
- the mgtE gene encoding magnesium transporter has translation MSVLKKNSARQRDQERARLIWLLTTDKAVTSTLLGKLTLAEQYDVGTLADDIAEVGALVAHLPPPDLADTLEALPSEERHALWRLVQDHERGQVLLEASENVWDDLIDEMSDRDILDALQTLDIDEQIYLVQHLPRNLTGRLLASLPADERARVRQVMHYEKNSVGAIMEFGVITVRPDVTLGTVQRYLRRLGRMPDNTDKLFVTSRDKTLLGELELKTILLNSTQRKVSEVMENEPMVFSPEDDAEKAARTFERDDLVSAAVVDSVGKLMGRLTIDEIVDVVYEETDNDLRALGGISAEDDVHASVGKAVKTRWAWLAINLCTAFIASRVIDGFEHTISQLVALASLMPIVAGIGGNTGNQTITMIVRALALENIQPGNFAFLIFREMGVALINGLVWGGIMGGITWWLYDDMALGGVMMLAMVLNLLVASMMGVIIPLTMTKLGRDPAVGSSVMITAITDTGGFFIFLGLATVFLL, from the coding sequence ATGTCGGTATTAAAGAAAAACAGCGCCAGGCAGCGTGACCAGGAGCGTGCGCGACTCATCTGGCTTCTCACGACCGATAAAGCGGTCACTTCTACGCTATTAGGCAAACTGACCCTGGCTGAGCAATATGATGTCGGCACACTGGCCGACGATATTGCTGAGGTAGGTGCGCTGGTTGCTCATTTACCGCCGCCGGATCTGGCGGATACCCTTGAGGCGCTTCCTTCGGAAGAGCGTCACGCCCTCTGGCGCCTGGTGCAGGATCACGAGCGCGGCCAGGTCCTGCTTGAAGCCTCGGAAAACGTCTGGGACGACCTGATCGACGAGATGAGCGACCGGGACATCCTCGACGCCCTGCAAACCCTGGATATCGACGAGCAGATTTACCTTGTACAGCACCTGCCGCGTAACCTGACCGGTCGCCTGCTGGCGTCTCTGCCCGCCGATGAACGCGCGCGCGTGCGCCAGGTGATGCACTACGAGAAAAACAGCGTTGGCGCGATCATGGAGTTTGGCGTTATCACGGTACGTCCGGACGTCACGCTGGGTACCGTGCAGCGCTACCTGCGCCGCCTGGGCAGGATGCCGGATAACACCGATAAACTGTTTGTTACCTCGCGGGACAAAACCCTGCTCGGCGAGCTGGAGCTGAAAACCATCCTGCTCAACAGCACCCAGCGGAAGGTGAGCGAGGTGATGGAAAACGAGCCGATGGTCTTCTCCCCGGAAGACGACGCGGAAAAAGCGGCGCGTACCTTTGAACGTGATGACCTTGTGAGTGCGGCGGTCGTAGACTCCGTCGGCAAGCTGATGGGGCGTCTGACCATTGATGAGATCGTTGATGTGGTCTACGAAGAAACCGACAACGACCTGCGCGCGCTCGGGGGGATCAGCGCCGAAGATGACGTCCATGCCTCCGTCGGCAAGGCGGTAAAAACCCGCTGGGCGTGGCTGGCTATTAACCTGTGTACCGCCTTTATCGCCTCCCGCGTGATTGACGGCTTTGAACACACCATTTCGCAGCTGGTGGCGCTGGCCTCGCTGATGCCGATTGTGGCCGGGATTGGCGGCAACACCGGAAACCAGACCATCACCATGATCGTCCGCGCGCTGGCGCTGGAAAATATTCAGCCCGGTAATTTTGCCTTTCTGATCTTCAGGGAGATGGGCGTGGCGCTGATCAACGGCCTGGTGTGGGGCGGCATTATGGGCGGCATCACCTGGTGGCTGTATGACGATATGGCCTTAGGCGGGGTGATGATGCTGGCGATGGTGCTGAATTTACTGGTGGCATCGATGATGGGCGTCATTATCCCGCTGACGATGACCAAACTGGGGCGCGACCCCGCGGTGGGGTCGAGCGTGATGATCACCGCCATCACCGATACTGGCGGTTTCTTTATTTTTCTTGGGCTGGCAACGGTTTTTCTGCTTTAA
- the eco gene encoding serine protease inhibitor ecotin, whose protein sequence is MKNAPKFAIALLAAACVSTSAFASDAQKAQPLEKVAPYPQAEKGMKRQVIQLPVQQDEANYKVELLIGKTLEVDCNQHRLGGQLESKTLEGWGYDYYVFDKVTSPVSTMMACPDGKKEKKFVTAYLGDNSLLRYNSKLPIVVYTPENVEVKYRVWKADETVGQAVVR, encoded by the coding sequence ATGAAAAACGCACCTAAATTTGCCATCGCGCTTCTCGCCGCCGCGTGCGTCAGCACCAGCGCTTTCGCCAGCGACGCCCAAAAAGCGCAGCCGCTGGAAAAAGTTGCCCCCTATCCGCAAGCGGAAAAAGGCATGAAGCGTCAGGTGATTCAGCTGCCGGTTCAGCAGGACGAAGCGAATTACAAAGTGGAACTGTTAATTGGCAAGACGCTGGAAGTAGACTGCAATCAGCACCGTCTTGGCGGTCAGCTGGAAAGCAAAACCCTGGAAGGCTGGGGTTACGACTATTACGTCTTTGATAAAGTCACCTCTCCGGTTTCCACCATGATGGCCTGCCCTGACGGCAAGAAAGAGAAGAAATTTGTGACGGCCTATCTGGGCGACAACAGCCTGCTGCGCTACAACAGCAAGTTGCCGATCGTGGTGTATACGCCTGAAAACGTGGAAGTGAAATATCGCGTCTGGAAGGCAGATGAGACTGTCGGTCAAGCCGTAGTACGTTGA
- a CDS encoding MFS transporter — translation MLSRFATLSRIPKGVWVVGGVSMLMDISSEIIHSLLPLFMVTTLGASVLFIGLIEGLAEATALFIKVFSGAISDYLGKRKGLAVLGYGLGAVSKPLFAIASSSGMILGARLIDRVGKGIRGAPRDALVADVTPPELRGAAFGLRQSMDTIGAFLGPLLAVGLMLLWNDDFRTIFWVAVIPGVLAVALLFFGLHEPKTPVEHKRTNPIKKENLRRLGKGCWWVIGLGAIFTLARFSEAFLVLRAQQSGVPLALIPLVMVAMNLLYFLSAYPFGKLSDTMSHTRLLQWGLVVLIGADIVLALSTHWTGIVLGVALWGVHMGMTQGLLAAMVAKTAPADLRGTAYGIFSLVSGAGLLIASLGAGAIWETFGAPYTFYAGAVICLATLIYLGKTPDEAK, via the coding sequence ATGTTATCCCGGTTTGCAACGCTCAGCCGGATCCCGAAAGGCGTCTGGGTTGTGGGTGGGGTCAGTATGTTGATGGATATCTCCTCTGAGATCATTCACAGTCTGCTCCCGTTGTTTATGGTCACAACGCTGGGTGCCAGCGTGCTTTTTATTGGTTTGATTGAAGGCCTGGCTGAAGCCACCGCGCTGTTTATCAAAGTTTTTTCCGGGGCAATCAGTGACTACCTGGGCAAGCGTAAAGGGCTGGCGGTACTGGGATACGGTCTTGGCGCGGTGAGTAAGCCATTGTTCGCTATAGCCTCTTCCTCCGGCATGATTCTTGGGGCACGCTTGATTGACCGGGTAGGGAAGGGAATCCGAGGGGCGCCGCGTGATGCGCTGGTCGCTGACGTTACGCCACCGGAACTCCGTGGTGCGGCCTTTGGTCTGCGTCAGTCGATGGACACTATCGGCGCATTTCTCGGGCCGCTGCTGGCCGTCGGCTTAATGCTGCTGTGGAATGATGATTTTCGCACTATTTTTTGGGTGGCGGTGATCCCCGGCGTCCTCGCCGTTGCACTGCTTTTTTTCGGTCTGCATGAGCCGAAAACCCCTGTCGAACATAAGCGAACAAATCCCATCAAAAAAGAGAACCTCAGACGCCTCGGGAAAGGCTGCTGGTGGGTTATTGGCCTGGGTGCCATCTTCACGCTCGCGCGTTTCAGTGAAGCATTTCTCGTGCTTCGCGCACAGCAGTCGGGGGTGCCGCTGGCGCTGATCCCGCTGGTGATGGTGGCCATGAATCTGCTTTATTTTCTCTCGGCATATCCGTTTGGCAAGTTGTCCGACACGATGAGCCACACCCGGCTGCTGCAGTGGGGGCTGGTGGTTCTGATTGGGGCAGACATTGTGCTGGCGCTGAGCACCCACTGGACGGGCATTGTGTTAGGCGTCGCGCTGTGGGGCGTTCATATGGGGATGACGCAGGGGCTACTGGCGGCAATGGTTGCGAAAACGGCTCCTGCGGATCTGCGCGGTACCGCCTACGGTATTTTTAGTCTGGTCAGCGGCGCGGGATTGTTAATCGCCAGCCTGGGAGCCGGGGCAATCTGGGAAACCTTTGGAGCACCGTATACGTTTTACGCCGGAGCGGTGATTTGTCTGGCGACTCTGATCTATCTGGGTAAAACACCGGACGAGGCGAAATAA
- the alkB gene encoding DNA oxidative demethylase AlkB, whose protein sequence is MLDLFADAEPWQEPLAPGATILRRFALSRAHALLAGIEEVTAVSPFRHMVTPGGYTMSVAMANCGELGWATNARGYLYAPNDPATGQPWPPMPAVFQTLCHEAAVAADYPDFRPDACLINRYAIGAKLSLHQDKDEPDLRAPIVSVSLGLPAVFQFGGLRRNDPLKRIMLEHGDVVVWGRESRLYYHGIQPLKPGVHPLTGEYRYNLTFRQAGFSKQK, encoded by the coding sequence ATGCTCGATCTTTTTGCGGATGCTGAACCCTGGCAGGAGCCGCTTGCGCCGGGAGCGACGATCCTGCGCCGCTTCGCACTCTCCCGCGCACATGCATTGCTTGCCGGCATAGAAGAGGTGACGGCCGTTTCACCGTTTCGCCATATGGTAACGCCGGGCGGCTACACCATGTCGGTGGCCATGGCCAACTGCGGGGAACTGGGGTGGGCCACGAACGCGCGGGGCTATCTCTATGCCCCCAACGATCCCGCCACCGGCCAGCCGTGGCCGCCGATGCCAGCAGTTTTTCAGACTCTCTGCCACGAAGCTGCCGTTGCAGCGGATTATCCTGACTTTCGGCCGGATGCCTGCCTGATCAACCGCTACGCCATCGGCGCGAAGCTCTCCCTGCATCAGGACAAAGATGAACCCGATCTGCGTGCGCCTATCGTCTCGGTATCGCTGGGCCTGCCCGCCGTCTTCCAGTTTGGCGGTCTACGCCGCAACGATCCGCTCAAGCGCATCATGCTGGAACATGGTGACGTGGTGGTGTGGGGCAGGGAGTCGCGGCTGTACTATCACGGCATTCAGCCCCTGAAGCCCGGTGTTCATCCCCTTACTGGCGAGTACCGCTATAATCTGACTTTCCGTCAGGCGGGGTTTAGCAAACAAAAATAA